The proteins below are encoded in one region of Pseudomonas putida NBRC 14164:
- a CDS encoding UxaA family hydrolase, producing the protein MQLITTTGSASAANAVIRLNPLDDVLVARQPLTEGLLLDEGIVVREPIPAGHKVAAHALSAGQALRRYGQIIGFASQAIAAGEHVHVHNLAMGEFARDYAFGVDAKGQQAPNDDTFMGIVRADGRVATRNYIGILTSVNCSATVARAIADHFRRDIHPEALAPYPNVDGVVALTHGVGCAVDPGGEALAMLRRTLGGYAVHANFASVLLIGLGCETNQIPDLLAAQGLQSSHALRTFTIQGAGGTSKTIASGIAQVKSLLAEANQVERQPVCVRHLTVGLQCGGSDGYSGITANPALGNAVDRLVAAGGTAILSETPEIYGAEHLLTRRAVSQQVGEKLIARIQWWEAYCQRMGAELNNNPSAGNKAGGLTTILEKSLGAVAKAGSSDLMDVYEYAEPVRAHGLVFMDTPGYDPISATGQVAGGANLIAFTTGRGSAYGCAPSPSIKLATNTRLWETQEEDMDVNCGGIADGSMTIEERGEHIYRMMLSIASGERSKSEQHGYGQNEFVPWQIGAIT; encoded by the coding sequence ATGCAACTCATTACAACAACAGGCAGTGCAAGCGCTGCCAACGCCGTGATCCGACTCAACCCACTGGACGATGTGCTGGTGGCACGCCAGCCGCTGACCGAAGGCCTGCTGCTGGACGAGGGCATCGTGGTGCGCGAGCCGATCCCGGCGGGCCACAAGGTGGCTGCCCACGCGCTTAGCGCGGGCCAGGCCCTGCGCCGCTATGGGCAGATCATCGGTTTCGCGAGCCAGGCGATCGCCGCAGGCGAACATGTGCACGTGCACAACCTGGCGATGGGCGAATTTGCCCGCGACTACGCCTTCGGCGTCGATGCCAAAGGCCAGCAGGCGCCCAACGACGATACCTTCATGGGAATCGTGCGCGCCGATGGCCGGGTCGCCACACGCAACTACATCGGCATCCTCACCTCGGTGAACTGTTCGGCCACGGTCGCGCGGGCGATCGCTGACCACTTTCGCCGCGACATCCACCCCGAGGCGTTGGCGCCCTACCCCAACGTCGATGGCGTGGTCGCCCTCACCCACGGCGTCGGTTGCGCGGTCGACCCCGGTGGCGAGGCGCTGGCGATGCTGCGCCGCACCCTCGGCGGCTATGCCGTGCATGCCAACTTCGCTTCGGTGCTGTTGATCGGCCTGGGCTGCGAGACCAACCAGATTCCCGACCTGCTGGCGGCCCAGGGCCTGCAAAGCAGCCACGCACTGCGCACGTTCACCATCCAGGGCGCCGGCGGCACGTCCAAGACCATTGCCAGCGGCATCGCCCAGGTCAAGTCGCTGCTGGCCGAAGCCAACCAGGTCGAACGCCAGCCGGTCTGCGTCCGCCACCTCACGGTGGGCCTGCAGTGCGGGGGCTCGGACGGCTATTCGGGGATCACCGCCAACCCGGCTCTGGGCAATGCTGTCGACCGCCTGGTGGCAGCTGGCGGCACTGCAATCCTCTCGGAAACCCCGGAAATCTACGGTGCCGAACACCTGTTGACGCGCCGTGCGGTCAGCCAGCAGGTGGGCGAGAAGCTGATCGCCCGCATCCAGTGGTGGGAGGCCTACTGCCAGCGGATGGGCGCCGAGCTGAACAACAACCCTTCGGCCGGCAACAAGGCCGGCGGCCTCACCACCATCCTTGAAAAGTCCCTGGGTGCCGTGGCCAAGGCCGGTTCCAGTGACCTGATGGATGTTTACGAGTACGCCGAACCGGTGCGCGCCCACGGCCTGGTGTTCATGGACACGCCCGGCTACGACCCGATTTCCGCCACGGGCCAGGTCGCCGGCGGCGCCAACCTCATCGCCTTTACCACTGGCCGCGGCTCGGCCTACGGCTGCGCACCCTCGCCTTCAATCAAGCTGGCGACCAACACACGCCTTTGGGAAACCCAGGAAGAGGACATGGACGTCAACTGCGGGGGCATTGCCGACGGCAGCATGACCATCGAAGAACGTGGCGAACACATCTACCGGATGATGCTGAGCATCGCCTCGGGCGAGCGCAGCAAGAGCGAACAGCATGGCTACGGCCAGAACGAGTTCGTGCCGTGGCAGATCGGCGCCATCACCTGA
- a CDS encoding 4-oxalomesaconate tautomerase has product MAQTRIPCLLMRGGTSKAACFLDSDLPDQGELRDRVLLAAMGSPDSRQIDGVGGADPLTSKVAIIKASRRPDADVDYLFAQVIVDEPRVDYGQNCGNVLAAVGPFAIERGLVTAAGEVTPVRIYMENTGQMAVAYVRTRDGCVDYTGDVKIDGVPGAGAPLIIEFQDIAGSSCGALLPTGNTQDVFDGIAVTCIDNGMPVVLMRAEALGCSGYESPQQLEADSALRGRLESIRRQAGLAMNLGDVSQRNVPKMCLVSAAASGGTLNTRTFIPHRCHTSIGVFGAVSVATACTLPGTVASQIAGVALQDRMRLSIEHPTGEFTVEANLQKGELLGCGLVRTSRVLFDGVVCIARSLWEGR; this is encoded by the coding sequence ATGGCCCAGACACGCATTCCCTGCCTGTTGATGCGCGGCGGCACCTCCAAGGCTGCGTGCTTTCTGGATAGCGACTTGCCAGACCAGGGCGAGCTGCGCGATCGGGTGCTGTTGGCCGCCATGGGCTCACCTGACAGTCGCCAGATCGACGGGGTAGGTGGCGCAGACCCGCTCACCAGCAAGGTCGCGATCATCAAGGCGTCACGCCGGCCCGACGCTGATGTGGATTATCTGTTCGCACAGGTGATCGTAGATGAGCCGCGTGTCGACTATGGTCAGAACTGCGGCAATGTCCTTGCTGCTGTCGGCCCTTTTGCGATCGAGCGCGGGCTGGTCACCGCGGCGGGGGAGGTCACGCCCGTTCGCATTTACATGGAGAACACCGGGCAAATGGCGGTTGCGTATGTGCGCACACGCGACGGCTGCGTCGACTACACCGGTGATGTGAAGATTGATGGCGTGCCGGGAGCCGGCGCACCGTTGATAATTGAATTCCAGGACATTGCCGGCTCCAGTTGTGGTGCGTTGCTGCCGACAGGCAACACGCAGGATGTGTTCGATGGCATCGCGGTCACCTGCATCGACAACGGTATGCCTGTGGTACTGATGCGCGCTGAGGCATTGGGCTGTAGCGGTTACGAGAGCCCGCAACAGCTGGAGGCCGATTCGGCGTTGAGAGGGCGGCTGGAAAGTATCCGACGGCAGGCCGGCCTGGCCATGAATCTTGGCGATGTCAGCCAGCGCAATGTGCCCAAGATGTGCCTGGTGTCCGCTGCTGCCTCGGGAGGTACGCTGAACACGCGTACCTTCATTCCTCATCGCTGCCATACCAGCATTGGCGTGTTCGGCGCTGTCAGCGTGGCGACGGCTTGCACGCTACCAGGGACGGTTGCTTCGCAAATTGCTGGCGTGGCACTTCAGGACCGCATGCGTTTGTCGATCGAGCATCCCACCGGAGAGTTCACGGTTGAAGCAAATCTTCAGAAGGGAGAGCTTCTGGGTTGCGGGTTGGTACGGACTTCCAGGGTTCTGTTTGACGGGGTCGTGTGTATTGCGCGGTCGCTTTGGGAAGGACGGTAG
- a CDS encoding 4-carboxy-4-hydroxy-2-oxoadipate aldolase/oxaloacetate decarboxylase yields MSTLVGKTGVVLRNIERAGAGLVDELAAYGVATIHEAQGRKGLLAPSISAIQQGTSVSGSAVTVLVAPGDNWMFHVAVEQCRPSDVLVVAPSSPCTDGYFGDLLATSLKAHGVRALVIDAGVRDTRTLRQMGFPVWSRAVSAQGTIKETLGSVNLPIICGGQLVNPGDVVVADDDGVVIVRRDEVTQVLEATRRRADLEEQKALRLASGELGLDIYNMRPRLAEKGLRYIDSLDELGE; encoded by the coding sequence AAACCGGCGTTGTCCTTCGCAACATCGAGCGAGCGGGCGCGGGCCTGGTGGACGAACTGGCGGCGTACGGTGTTGCCACCATCCACGAGGCACAAGGGCGCAAAGGGTTGCTGGCGCCCTCGATATCGGCGATTCAGCAGGGCACTTCTGTCAGCGGCTCGGCCGTCACTGTGCTGGTGGCGCCCGGGGATAACTGGATGTTCCACGTTGCTGTTGAACAATGCCGTCCTAGCGATGTGCTGGTAGTGGCACCCAGCTCTCCCTGTACCGACGGCTACTTTGGTGACCTGCTCGCAACCTCGCTCAAGGCGCATGGTGTTCGTGCGCTGGTGATCGATGCCGGGGTGCGCGATACCCGTACCCTTCGGCAAATGGGCTTCCCCGTATGGTCACGGGCGGTCAGCGCGCAAGGCACCATCAAGGAAACACTTGGGTCGGTCAATCTACCGATCATTTGCGGCGGGCAGCTGGTCAACCCCGGTGACGTGGTCGTGGCGGATGATGACGGTGTGGTTATTGTGCGTCGCGATGAGGTGACGCAGGTGCTGGAGGCGACCCGTCGGCGTGCTGATCTGGAAGAGCAGAAGGCGTTGCGCCTGGCCAGCGGCGAACTCGGTCTGGACATCTACAACATGCGTCCCCGCTTGGCCGAGAAGGGGTTACGGTACATCGACAGCCTGGATGAACTGGGAGAGTAG